The Actinomyces faecalis genome includes the window TCAGCCCCCTCGGACTCCGAGACCAGGCCAGCAGCCGCGACGACGTCGTGGCAGACCTTGCGCTCAAAGGGGTTCATCGGCTCCAGGGCCACGGTCTCGCCAGTGGCCTGAACCTTGGCGACCGCCTCCTGGGCGACCTTCGTCAGCTCAGCACGACGAGCGGCACGGTAGCCGTTGATGTCGAGCATGAGACGTGAGCGGTTACCCGTACGTGCCTGGACCGCCAGCCGGGTCAGCTCCTGGACGGCCTCGAGGACCTCACCGTCACGACCCACGAGGTCAGCCAGCTCGCGCTCGTCGCCCTCCTCCGAGGCGACGATGGCGACCGAGGCGCGACCGTGGTCGATGTCGATGTCGATGTCTCCGCCGAGGTCGGCGATGTCGAGGAGCTCCTCGAGGTAGTCCGCGCCGACCTCGCCCTCCTCCTCGAGGCGCTTGACAGTGGTGGAGTCAGTAGTGTTCTCGCTCATGAGGGGTTCCGTTCTCTAGGGCCTGGGTGGGGCGGCTCAGCGCGACTTGCGCTTCTTGCCGTTGGACTTCTTGCGCTGCTGACGCTGGCGCGCGCGCTTCTCATAGCGACGGCG containing:
- a CDS encoding protein jag, with the protein product MSENTTDSTTVKRLEEEGEVGADYLEELLDIADLGGDIDIDIDHGRASVAIVASEEGDERELADLVGRDGEVLEAVQELTRLAVQARTGNRSRLMLDINGYRAARRAELTKVAQEAVAKVQATGETVALEPMNPFERKVCHDVVAAAGLVSESEGAEPHRHVVVLPAEQQDEADEQD